The nucleotide window GCCCGATGCTCAACTAGCAGTCGACGCAGATTTTTATGACTCCTACCAGCACTCGAGATAAAAGCTGAAAACTAACCTATCTAATCGAAAATACATCGTCCCAAAAATCATAAAGCAATTTCCATTTCCAGTGGCCGCGATGATATCCCGCCTTTATGCCTGATCAGTTCCATCACGCCAGTGTCGTGCAGCGGGCCAGTGGGCCCGGACTCGCTGGTGCCGCACCCCGACGACTGCCGCCTCTTCTACTACTGCGTGTCTCCGGCCCGTCCCCCCGTCTGCCGCCAGTGCCCAGCGGACCTTCACTTCAGTCCGACCGAGCATGTCTGCGACACCGCGGACCATGCTGGCTGTACGGCCAAGGGTTCTAGGGAGTTCTAGCGATCAAAATTGCTGTTTAACCCTCTTTCATAGTAAATTTTGATGACGTTGTTATTTGAAGCCATGTTTGTATTTATCTTCGAAAAGCTGAGATCAAAATTAAACCCAAGAACTTTgtatataaatctgaacagTAAATAAAAGACTACACTTTAATAGTAACGACCAATAAAAGACAAACACATGAAAGCGATGATGTTTGACCATCAGCAGGGCTGCGCGCTGCCGGTCGCGAACAACACGTCCAGGGCGTTGCACAAGGAGCGGTAGTCCACCTGCAAATGAGTAATAACTAAGatcttttattcaaaaaccTAGTTGCCGCTATCCAAATGTTTCGCCGGAAATACTAGCCCAGGATCCCCTAAATGAActaagtatgtaaatttttgtttattactcAGTGTACTAGAGGGGCATTTTGATTGATATATCTAGGTAAGCTTCGCCTTGTCAGACAGTACTATCGTGTGTGTATGTTGCATGTGTATGCTGTTTTGTGTGTTTGCGCCACCGACCTCCTCGCCGCAGCCGCGCTGGTAGCCGAAGCAGCGGTACAGCACGTCCCGCTCCCGCGCCGACACCAGCTGCAGCAGCCCGCGCTGGCACAGGGCGCGCTCCACGGAAACTCGAGGGATCGTGCCGCAGCGCTCCTTGTCCATGTCCTGGTAAACATTACAAAGTCGAACGAGGAGACGTCAAGTGCTTTTTGAGAAAAATCTCTCCTCTTCATTTTTTAAGTCAGTTAAAAGTTTGACAAATATATACGGACTAATCATACAGATTGTGtttcaaagtaagttcgataTGAAGTGTTATGGAAACTTTCTAATGTGGTCTTCAGCAAAATAGAGAAAACCGgtccaaaattaaatttagatttttagaaGTTTGTAAATAATCAAGCACTGATGTTATAGACCCGTAGGTTTGAGCTAGCATCCTCCTCCTCATTAGATTTCAACGTCATACCTTGAACACCTCCAAAATATTGGACAACTGGTCCGGGAACTTCGACAGCTTGGCGAGCGCGCCGGACACGAGGCTCCTCTCTTCGAAGTTGAGGAAGTTCCTGGGGGAGTCATGGGTGGGCACGTGCGGCACGGGCTCCACCAGGGGCGCGCGTTCCAGGGAACCCTGGGTCAGGGCTTCGCCCACCACGGACGAAAACCGCTCGTATTCAATATAGCGACGCCGTCCGGGCGCGCTAAAACTGGAAAAACGTAGAAAAATTCACATTGAAGTGGAAGTAGTTTTGATATGTGACAGCGCAGCCGCCGTTTTCTTAATGTTTTATGCATGCTTccatttacaataaaaatatggaaagGCTACGCCCAGTAGGTATAGAGGGTATATGACGTCTACACTTGCCAAGACCGCCTTCTTGTGAATGAGATTACTATTTGACTGGGTTGTTAGTACTTGTTAGGTACTCGTATTTCATTAAGCAAGGTGTAGTGGAGACGAATCAAAAACCAAATTTGATTCAAAAATCAAACTgcaaattcaattatttactACTAACACTTCCATGAGCGTGTCCATTTCTAGCGGCGTCAGAGACAGGCCGGCGGAGGAGAGGCCGCGGTAGAAGTCGGCTCGGGGGATCACCAGCTCGTTGCGAGGGTCGAACTGCTTCAAGAAGTCACGGGGGCGTAATCCTTCTCGAACCATCTGGAACACATTTTACAATAGATTCATTAATCAAGGTGTATGTGTAATTGTGTAAGACAAAGTTGGCGAGTATAAATACATCTTTCTGGTGAGACCTCTTCCTCCCGAAGGCTTGAATCGTGTTATGCGGAAAGGGACTGTGGGCAGATACTCGAAGAACACGAGAACATAAACGTAATAATGAAGTATGTTTTGCCTCAGACTCTTTTCTTGAGCAGTTCTACAAACGGAGCATAAATTGTCCATGACTTCATGTAGGATGTGCCACGAACAATTTGGGACACGACccttaataaagttatttatagcAAAAAGTTGTAGGGTTTTCCTAAGTTCTTATTAAATTCTGTAaccttaaaattttctttaccgtaaaattttcaatgaagTAATGAGGTGTTTGGTACCTTTCCCTTGATCTTGGCGAGGATCTGCACGATGTCCGTCTCCAGCGGGTCAGGgccggcgggcggcgcgcgcggcggcggcggcgcagaCGATATTGTGGCGCTTTCCACCGGACGCTCTTCCATCTGAGAGGCAAAACAGCAAGCATATAGTTCACCCTGTCTTAATACAAGAAATATCCGAGAAAATTGATTCGGGCGACCTTGCAACGATGCCATGGTATCCTACCCCCACATATCCTAACCCCATATAGAATAAGGCCTCATAGACAATGGCTATTTATCCACCTATCCACCATAACTAAAGTTTGCAATTGGACATGAAAGTTATCCATCATCGATTTTTGTGTAGCTACTCTGTGAAACCTAGGAGGGAAACCAGCTATTATACGCCAATGGCGGCCTCTGATCCTAGTACATGAGAAACCGAACCTTGTCTGTCCaatatagaaaattaattccttggaggtacaaaaaaaaaatcgagtCTTTCTTGAAGTTATATCCATACCTCATCCAGCAGTCTCACGTAGCTGAACCCGCAGTCGTCCAGGTACCTCTCTTCCAGAGCCCGCACCTGCGCCGCAGTCGGCAGCACGCCCAGCCTCGCCAGCACGCGTCGCACTTGAGCGCGCGACACGTGACCGTTGTTCATCCTGCAATATTCACCAGCAAAATGAATCtctgaatttaaataacatcATTATGCTATTCTAATTGGGCTACAAGCTTCTGCAACCTTTAGAAGCACCTAACCCATATGGAACATGGTTTCAAGACCGTCCGCCTGAATTTTTTAGGTCACAGTCAGGGGCAGACACATTCATGATGAGCAAAAGCTAGTCTTAGATCAATGGCTCTCTCGCAAGCGGCGGGATCCACAACAATGGACACACAACAACCTGGGCCACGTCGAGTACAGCCTCGCCAGGCCGCCGTCCTCATCTGCCGACTGTATATTGTTAAAGTCACCACCAGAACTCCTTGATTCATACTTACGGGTCGTGTTCAGCGAAGGCAGGCCTTAGATCAATAGCCCTTTCCATGCAAGCGGCACGAACTCTCAACAGCGCGGCCTGGGCCATGTCGAGCGCGGCCTCGCCGGGCCCGCCGCGCTCCTCCGCCGACCCCAGCGGGGGCAGCTCCGCCACCGCCGCCGCTGCAGCGCCCGCTTTAGCGTCCGGGTGTTTCTCTAGCTCCTTTATTGTGAACACTGGAAAAGATTACGTTAGTTAATATTAAGGCGAAGAAATTGTGGTTTGAACAGAAGGGTTCTGTTGTTACAAAGGTATTACATAGATAAAGCAGAATTCATGAAGCCACGTCGAGAGAAATGAACACTCGACAAACAATATGGACCTCCAAATTCATTCGAACAGATTTAACACTATAGTTTGAATAATATTCAtttgaaatgtaataaaaaaaacattcatacaCACCAATGGTTGGATTTTCACTGAGGTCTACATTAACTTTTGAGTCaatttttgagtttaggacggttttattccgatttctttCAGCATTGAGATCAGGATTATTATCCTCAGCTGAATTAGTATCAGAATCATATAAATCCTCGAGGTGGACTTCATCGTAGGGAGCAGAAAGCTGCAGTCGCATTGCGTCAACCAAACTGCTCCAAGAACCGAAAACCGCTGGGGAAGAAACGGTCTAGAATGTTCTCTTAAGCCAAGTGGCCAATCATGTCTAGATTAAAGCGCCTGCTATGCCGAAAGTCAAATATGGCGATAATCAAAAAGAAAGTATGTCGCATGAGAATGCAGAGACACTTTGTGgcttaaataaatgatactGGTTTTCATGATACAAATAGTTCTTAGGATGTGTCAAAAGATTATTTCTATGTGGGCGAAAGGTGTGTTGATAACGCTTcactataaatttaatttactactGCAAAATGTATTTACCCTGATCGCAGTCATCTTCGAAAGTCCGCCAGCAGACACGCTCTGAGTCGTTGGGGTCGAGGTAGTGCCTCATGATGCAGAGCATCTCATTCTGGTCCAAGATGGCGCCCAGTCCCATAGCATCCATGGCGCGGCGAAACTGCTGCGGTGCGATGCGGCCGCAGTTTAGGGGGTCGAAATcctaaagaaaattatacaattcttcttaaagatattttttaataagagaTCGGAGTCAACAATGGATGTGTCACATAAATAATGTGAACGGAAACTCAATCTAAACGTTTCTGGTCACACATCAATGAGAATGTTTGGAAACGAGAAAAATACCCATTTTCAAGTTAACACTCAGTAGCTCAAGTAATGTCTTAATGTATTAAGTAGTGTCTAAATACTTTGAAAGAGAAATTTCAAAGCACTGGATACAGAtcaacaaagaaaaaatacaacgTACGTGGGCTCAGAAGATATCGGTGCCACTTCGCCTTGGTTGGTTTTTGGAGGTGAGATAAATTCTAAGCCgtgtgtacctacttaaacaTCTATTTAATAATACCCATCTTAAAGAACATCTGGTAtgtctaatattattttctcaatAAGACAcaacagacatacatatatacatataatcacgtctctctatatcccttgcggagtagacagagccaacagtcttgaaaagactgataggccacgttcagctatttggcttcaagatagcattgatattcaaatagagacagattgctagcccatcgcctaaaagaagaatcccaagtttataagcctacgcctcagtcgccttttacgacattcattggagagagatggagtggtcctattctttttctattggtggaACCAAACGAcgctacaaaatatttaacatccTACCCTAAAGAACTCTGAAACTCTAATCCTCCTCTGCAGCACGAACTGTTGCACTCGCAGCATCAGTTCCACCAGCTGGCGGGTCGGCTTCGGCTGCTTCAGCACCGGGTGGAACACGTCCGTCTGGCCCAGCGGCGCGGTGGACAGCCCCGCGTCCACCTCCGGACGCACCAGCTTTGGCAGGCTTGTGTCTATCACCGCCGCTGGGTTTTCGTACTCCTGAATGAACATTTTGGATTgaaataggtttattttaaaaatagaatacaagaataattaaatctaCCACCGCTTCTAAAGCGCAAGTATACAAGAATCGGCGGAAAAGCAAACTCCAGCAGACTGTCAGAAAAGGGTCTTCTTAACTTCATGTAAGAACCTGATTAACCCATTTCAGGATCGTGGTCACAGGCGGATTccttatacatattaatagGTACATATCAGGTAGAACTCAACATCCGCCAATTAAGACTGTGTTACCGCTACCGTCACACTTACTTTTTCATTCTTATCTTCTAAAGCCCCTTCTCCAAATGACAATTAATTATATGACGCACAGTATCACTCTAGAAATGAAAAGATTATccaagttattaaatttaaattttcaagtaCTCGTACAAATATCTTACCGGTCCCAAGCCCCGGATGCCTTCCTTCTTCACGGCTTCGACAGCCTTTAGGAACTCCACACAGTCCAGTGTGTAGGAGTCCTTGATGAACTTCCTCACGAGCAGGTTGAAGTCCTCGGGCGACACCAGGATACCGATGTAGTTCAGGATGCGGGCGAAGTGCGCGAAGGTGATCCGACCGTCGTTTTTAGCAACCTGCGGGTGCGCATGGGATGTAGgtgtaatgttttatttaacaaaatttattatttaagttatacCTAAGGTTCTTTTTCACTTAGGGTTTTATACTTGAAATATTAAAGGCAAATGTATgaattaactagctgtgcccgcgacctCGTCTGCgtataatagttattttgggcattattgaagcccttaaggatgaataattttccccgttttttttcacatattccattatttctttgctccttatacatagttacagcgtgatgttatatagcctaaagccttcctcgataaatggtctattcaactcaaaaatattttttcaattcgaaccggtaattcctgagataagcgcgttcaaacaaacaaattctttagctagtatattttaccGCGTAGGCCTATTTTTTGCCCTCACGTCCCCACGTAACTATTCATCTAATGTTGTAAATCAGAATCATCTTTTTGCTAACCAACTCATAGTCCTGGAAGTAGGGTTTGAGCGGCAGTTCCCTGGCGGCGATGGTGGCCAGCAGGCAGCAGAGCCTCCTCATCTGCCACTGGTCCAGCTTGTGGCAGGCCGGCTCGGGCGGCGGCGGGCACGCCTCCAGGATGCAGTCGGCTGAGGTCTTGTCGCGACCGCCCGTATCTGAGAGCGGAGGAGATGAGCCATGAAACAGTTTGatacgttttatttatttattatttatttatttactttaatttctttaagtatatcacgtctatacggTGTATACAGAGCTTACAGCCCCGTTAACAACTTAATAGGTTTCTTCCttcgcaataaaaagtaaagccTATGTTCTTCCTCTTTTCAAACTTAATCTCTGTACCAAATACTGCGTAACAGACAGTCAgttattttgcttttataaAATCAGTAAGGAAGTAGAGTTTGAGGACAAAGCCGATTAACATTACGCATATCCGATACCGaataacagatttttttaaaaatataaaattcatcgTCATTCTTGATATTGATGTAGGAATCTGAGTACCACTTCTGTGGAAGGTGCAAACGGGAACaagcagagatgagagagagatagagTGTAGGAATCTGAGTACCAATTGTGATCCTTCAATAGAGGTAGAAGAAATTCATTTTTGTAGtcatataaacatttatttgatcGAAACATGTGGCAACACCGAGTAAGGCCGTCTGTTACAACTGAGGGTCACCTTCTCCATGAACCAGTTGGCAGAGCTGGTGGTACAGCACGCGGCCATCCTGGGCTCGGAAGTAGTCGGCCAGCTGCGCCACCTCAGCATCAGATAAGCCGATCACGGCCCTCAGGGGACCGGCTAGCACTGACACGAATTTTGATTctgaaacaaattattttctttactttttattttattcaatattgtgTGGCGAAATccatacgccacaagtcacaaaaataaaaaattgaatcacgcgacgctatcagacaaataaacagcgaaaaacctaaatcgcgcaagcaaagatttcacggattggagctatatatacaacctccgacacaacatcgtcggagccgcggttccccaggcatcacaccagcctggcggaagatcttcctttggtggcggtcgagccgaatcatcgctcccgctacaattgGATTCGTCACTTTTCTTCCATCTCACCCAATGGTAAGTGATGATGGAGACGAAGATGATACCTGTCTATCCAAGAGATACCCATTTATCCTACTGTTGAATACTTATTTGGTATTTCAATGGAAAAAAGGGTAAAATTCGTAGTCCGATGGAGGAATGGCAAAGGTTCTATTACTTTAAAGAGTACCTTTGCACACTCTCCAAAATGGATCCTATAAAACACCGATAGACAAGCGAAATCGCGACGATGATCAGGGatgagatttttatattttgaaaaaaattatgtcctTGTCACACATTGCAATAGTGTTGCACTGGACCTAGCTACGTCTTCAGAGAGTGAAAGTTGGAGAACTGACCAGAGATGAGGGAGTTCCCCTCGGGGTCCAGCGGCCGGTACCAGTCCCACAAGTTGAGCCCCACGCGGAAGGCCGCCGCGCGGATTTTGTTGCAAGTCTTCCACACGTCCGCCAGACGGATTATCTGGACAAGATTACTGttaaattatatctatttatagtgtgaaactgccgagcttgcatgaagagagttatgaatgtggatgaagcgacgGAAaggtgcagagatcgtggaaagaggaagtctctgcctacccctccgggaaagaggcgtgattttatgtatgtatgtatataatgtcATTCTGAGTcagtaggctctgtctaccccgtaagggataaatgaCATTATCTGTGTAACTTAAGGCCGACAGAATTTCTTTAAACTCACAGACGGGCacagtaattataataaagtgcACAAGAGTACCATACGTTCTTCATCAATGTTGAGTAGGCAACTCAGATGAGGTTAAAAACAAATGCTAGAAAGAGAGAAAAGATCAGGGATATGCCTGGTAATCGTTCGTGATTAAGGGAACTAGACTCTAGATAGATGTCTATTTTATCTAGATATCCAGACCTTGGCGTGTTCTACGGAGCCCGGAGACCTTTTTTACACTTCTTccgtttatttacttttttctttctgtttttacGACCGGCCGTCTTCCTATCGTCAACTCTTTTGATATTATGGGATAAATAAGGTagctattaaataaaatcaatgttCCTGAAAATGAGCTTAGAATACCTACACTATAAACTAAAAACTACTACAAAACCGAGAGGAGTTACAGGCAAATGTTAGTAGAATCATATGTTGGTTGGCCACCAACTAATGAaatgaacatttaaaaattatttcttactgTGTCGTGCATTTTGCTAAGGCTAACTTGTTAATTTCGGTCGAAACGGAAACTAAAGATACTTGAATTTCGTTGAATTGCTACCAGAATTGCGCAAAATTTAGAGGATTTAAAATGAGACTGACATGTTTGCGGTTGTCATTGTAACGAAAATCAGTTTGGTATCGACTTCAAAATCCTGTTCAAAACTTTTTGAacaactcatacatacatacaaaaagtcacgtctatatcccttgcggggtagacagggccaacagtcatgaagagactgacaggttgctagcccatcgcctaaaataagaatcccaagtttagcctatccctaagtcgcctcttacgacatccacgggaaatgagatggagtgttccttttcttttttatattggtgccgggaatcacacggcactcatattattaaaattaagaataacttaaaggcgatgggctagcaacatgtcaatatttcaatctcaattccatcaagaagacgtacagctgaacgtgacctttcagccttttcgagattagagagagagagataaagtcgtgattatacatatgtaatatCAAAATCTTCTTTGGATTCATTGTAGCTAGTACTGAGTCTTAACCACAGGTCTCAGGATCAGTCCCCTGTCAGGTCATTATGGTGGATCACGAACTTTTCGTATTCCACTGGGTCTCGGGATATACG belongs to Amyelois transitella isolate CPQ chromosome 10, ilAmyTran1.1, whole genome shotgun sequence and includes:
- the LOC106134809 gene encoding uncharacterized protein LOC106134809, giving the protein MHDTIIRLADVWKTCNKIRAAAFRVGLNLWDWYRPLDPEGNSLISESKFVSVLAGPLRAVIGLSDAEVAQLADYFRAQDGRVLYHQLCQLVHGEDTGGRDKTSADCILEACPPPPEPACHKLDQWQMRRLCCLLATIAARELPLKPYFQDYELVAKNDGRITFAHFARILNYIGILVSPEDFNLLVRKFIKDSYTLDCVEFLKAVEAVKKEGIRGLGPEYENPAAVIDTSLPKLVRPEVDAGLSTAPLGQTDVFHPVLKQPKPTRQLVELMLRVQQFVLQRRIRVSEFFRDFDPLNCGRIAPQQFRRAMDAMGLGAILDQNEMLCIMRHYLDPNDSERVCWRTFEDDCDQVFTIKELEKHPDAKAGAAAAAVAELPPLGSAEERGGPGEAALDMAQAALLRVRAACMERAIDLRPAFAEHDPMNNGHVSRAQVRRVLARLGVLPTAAQVRALEERYLDDCGFSYVRLLDEMEERPVESATISSAPPPPRAPPAGPDPLETDIVQILAKIKGKMVREGLRPRDFLKQFDPRNELVIPRADFYRGLSSAGLSLTPLEMDTLMEVFSAPGRRRYIEYERFSSVVGEALTQGSLERAPLVEPVPHVPTHDSPRNFLNFEERSLVSGALAKLSKFPDQLSNILEVFKDMDKERCGTIPRVSVERALCQRGLLQLVSARERDVLYRCFGYQRGCGEEVDYRSLCNALDVLFATGSAQPC
- the LOC106134790 gene encoding uncharacterized protein LOC106134790, producing the protein MGRYIYLCSVAYLLLQLLSYVADGSVISGRDDIPPLCLISSITPVSCSGPVGPDSLVPHPDDCRLFYYCVSPARPPVCRQCPADLHFSPTEHVCDTADHAGCTAKGSREF